One genomic segment of Gottschalkia acidurici 9a includes these proteins:
- a CDS encoding cation:proton antiporter: MLQLVLRLIIAVIIAFFVGKLLSKIKLPAILGWLLTGMILGPHALGIVNETVLDAEWYKVIVDIFECIVGILVGTELVWNKIKKSGKQIIVTTLTQSLGTFFVVSLAFGVVFYFTGNPIYLAFIFGGIALATAPAPALSIVREFRTDGPVTKTLIPMAALDDMVAVVVFFSTISIVSASVSEQEVPIYMILLAILLPVIIGIATGFLAGVLLKKDNSLQKTMLLLITTILISSGVGFIFNNIILSKPVLNFMLIGMAFSATFANMISEARLAEVMITFNPILGISLLVVILDLGTPLDYNLILDAGLFTAIYIVSRAIGKYSGALFGATITNSPQTVKKYLGLTLLPHSGVSLVFTGIAVSALSGSNPESAKIIQGTIAAAAVINEVIAVIVAKKAFEWSGEFHKKRDIELC; the protein is encoded by the coding sequence ATGCTACAATTAGTATTAAGATTAATAATAGCAGTTATAATTGCCTTTTTTGTTGGTAAACTATTATCAAAAATAAAATTACCTGCTATTTTAGGATGGTTACTTACAGGAATGATACTTGGTCCTCATGCATTAGGTATTGTAAATGAAACTGTTTTAGATGCCGAGTGGTATAAAGTTATTGTAGATATCTTTGAATGTATAGTAGGAATCTTAGTTGGAACAGAGCTAGTATGGAACAAAATTAAAAAATCTGGAAAGCAAATTATAGTAACTACTTTAACACAATCATTAGGAACATTTTTTGTAGTTAGTTTGGCATTTGGAGTTGTATTTTATTTTACAGGCAATCCAATATATCTTGCTTTTATTTTTGGTGGAATTGCTCTTGCAACAGCACCAGCACCAGCATTATCGATAGTAAGAGAATTTAGGACAGATGGTCCTGTAACCAAGACATTAATTCCCATGGCAGCACTTGATGATATGGTAGCAGTGGTTGTATTCTTCTCAACAATTTCAATTGTATCTGCTAGTGTTTCAGAGCAAGAAGTACCTATATATATGATTTTACTAGCGATATTATTACCAGTTATCATTGGAATTGCTACAGGATTCTTGGCAGGCGTTTTACTTAAAAAAGATAATTCATTACAAAAAACTATGCTACTTTTAATCACAACTATATTAATATCATCAGGTGTAGGATTTATATTCAATAATATAATTTTATCTAAGCCAGTATTAAACTTTATGTTAATAGGAATGGCATTTTCAGCTACATTTGCTAATATGATCTCAGAAGCCAGATTGGCTGAAGTAATGATTACATTCAATCCTATTTTAGGTATATCTCTTCTAGTGGTAATATTAGATCTAGGTACACCACTTGACTATAATTTAATTTTGGATGCAGGACTATTTACTGCAATTTATATTGTTTCAAGAGCTATAGGGAAATATAGTGGAGCATTATTTGGCGCAACTATTACTAATTCACCACAAACTGTAAAGAAATATCTAGGACTCACATTATTACCACACTCAGGAGTATCACTAGTATTTACAGGAATAGCAGTTTCTGCTTTATCGGGCTCTAATCCTGAAAGTGCAAAGATTATACAGGGTACTATTGCAGCAGCAGCGGTAATAAACGAAGTTATTGCAGTAATTGTTGCTAAAAAAGCTTTTGAATGGTCAGGAGAATTTCATAAGAAACGTGATATTGAACTTTGTTAA
- a CDS encoding TetR/AcrR family transcriptional regulator yields the protein MKQKEKSEISKERILNAAVIEFGTKNYENASLNNICNDNSISKGLIYHYYKNKDDLFLNCVKYCFDQFVDYLQVEEFKENNFQSIMKKCLDLRYCFFKENIHLSHIFVNAVLQPPMHLKQEIKVLRKKFDDLNMNIYQFALSKITLREGITKEEAIEYFWIFQEMFNGYFESKKYENYDFNSLINEHEMELGKILNIMLYGIAKEDLK from the coding sequence ATGAAGCAAAAAGAAAAAAGTGAAATTAGTAAAGAAAGAATATTAAATGCAGCTGTTATAGAATTTGGGACTAAAAATTATGAAAATGCATCTTTAAATAATATTTGTAATGATAATAGTATTTCAAAAGGACTTATATATCATTATTATAAAAATAAAGATGATTTATTTTTAAATTGCGTAAAGTACTGTTTTGATCAATTTGTAGATTATCTTCAAGTTGAAGAGTTTAAAGAAAATAATTTTCAAAGTATTATGAAAAAATGTTTAGATCTAAGATATTGCTTTTTTAAAGAAAATATTCATTTAAGTCATATATTTGTTAACGCAGTCTTACAACCACCTATGCACTTAAAACAAGAAATTAAGGTTTTAAGAAAGAAGTTTGATGATCTCAATATGAATATTTATCAATTTGCATTAAGTAAAATAACATTAAGAGAAGGCATAACAAAAGAAGAAGCAATAGAATATTTTTGGATTTTTCAAGAAATGTTTAATGGATACTTTGAAAGCAAAAAATATGAGAATTACGACTTTAATTCTTTAATTAATGAACATGAAATGGAGCTTGGGAAAATACTAAACATTATGCTTTATGGTATTGCAAAGGAGGATTTAAAATAA
- a CDS encoding DUF2785 domain-containing protein: MDSDLRDKLIYGTLFHWIPNGRLNIDQLKYLLNISLDSSHLFYKIHNKDDDSIFKRIFSVLIVALISYEHRKEKFLSEEVLYQVKDKLIESMLTERDVRGYVEVKGWVHSAAHTADALDEIVQCDCFNKTDLLDVLNSIKSKVWIGYYVYVDEEDERMVTVI, translated from the coding sequence TTGGATTCTGATCTAAGAGATAAGTTGATATATGGAACTTTATTTCATTGGATTCCAAATGGCAGACTTAATATTGATCAACTTAAATATTTACTAAATATTAGTTTGGATAGTTCACATCTTTTTTATAAAATACATAATAAAGATGACGACTCTATTTTTAAAAGAATATTCTCAGTATTAATAGTAGCTCTTATCTCATATGAACATAGAAAAGAAAAGTTTTTATCAGAAGAAGTATTATATCAAGTTAAAGATAAGCTGATTGAATCTATGCTTACTGAACGAGATGTTAGAGGGTATGTTGAGGTAAAAGGTTGGGTTCACTCGGCAGCACATACTGCTGATGCTTTGGATGAAATAGTTCAATGCGATTGCTTTAATAAGACTGATTTACTAGATGTATTGAATTCTATAAAGTCTAAGGTTTGGATTGGATATTATGTTTATGTAGATGAAGAAGATGAAAGAATGGTTACAGTAATATAG
- a CDS encoding AAA family ATPase, which translates to MKPINLKISGLNSFLQEEEIDFSKLVEKGLFGIFGPTGSGKSTILDAITLAIYGQVARKSTSYINTEVDKLYISFEFEAGNGDLRKKYKVERSIKRTKNGGISTVFAKLITYDNLGNQENIIEKTTDVKKEIEENVIGLNFDDFIKTVVLPQGKFSEFLTLTGSERNKMLERILGLEEYGDKLTKRINEKRDLAREKLNLMNGELSRYDGVSKENIEVLKQEQKQLLLEEEVLEKQIETLNKDYEKYKKIWELQQQLAVDETKYEKLVENQENINEKNLLLEKGINASSVVPYIYTLEEANRAAIENRELLKKYKEQLERLTIEVKEKEIEYKVIYEKKEKDIPLCRDKKNEVEEAIKLEEEKEKLESENRNLIVERKDIGSKIDELSIKLEKIIKDKKEIEEKICKDEKYISEKSISSTYRTKVTEGYRLEEKHIENEKNIKENQILKENVLNEIEKLYKDKKVLEEELNDKNSELKNIEDIRERLLKSKPDDDKTRFSLKENILEMNNKIKEYKETEIEIKNIENTKIELDKKINENSETLEIKKKELNSKEKALENITKLIEDLKYKNLASILSKELRENGECPVCGSTSHPRIADKVSNDEIEENEKIKLELEKSVASLKDDINKLEFMGSSLSKDSQNSEREIETLKEKISSTNSQELEKEKNMLEEKLQRSQDYLEKWNSETEEVNSKLQIITKEKHDMEKRNTILTANIENSVKKKNELEVHLEKLQTQYELILKSYEEIKEELKLENIKEKLDEITNTDKELEEITIVLNTRKEKLKVLEKEKSQIEEAINSLKDSLIKIEQSINSKEEIIKIHIEKIQKVSDGKNLKDLKEKIEKYVEHILKKESKLKLELEQLKSSLSSKEKEISGAEEKDLLLEKNIRDTSDKLEVALEENKFKSIEEVKENSIERSKLEVLKYEIENYEKELNLLKSNIEKINRQLEGRSISTEEWNSLISEKEEKINYNNELQKKKGQVGEKISELSKNLDRVNEIQSEIKKLQSKDDILQEMSNLVRGKDFIKYISKNHLKAISRTATSKLKKITRERYGLEIDEENNFIIVDNYNGGVKRECNSLSGGETFLVSLSLALALSTEIQLKGKVSLEFFFLDEGFGTLDTTTLDVAMSSLEKLHTEKLSVGIISHVEELKNRVPVKLLVSPPVSGICGSKVKIEWS; encoded by the coding sequence TTGAAACCAATAAATCTCAAAATAAGCGGATTAAATAGCTTTCTGCAAGAAGAGGAAATAGACTTTTCAAAGTTAGTAGAAAAAGGACTATTCGGAATATTTGGTCCTACAGGAAGTGGTAAGTCAACTATACTAGATGCCATAACACTTGCTATATATGGACAAGTAGCTAGAAAGAGCACCTCTTACATAAATACAGAAGTAGATAAACTGTATATATCTTTTGAGTTCGAGGCTGGAAATGGAGATTTAAGAAAAAAGTATAAGGTAGAAAGAAGTATAAAGAGAACAAAAAATGGTGGTATAAGTACAGTATTTGCAAAGCTAATAACATATGACAATTTAGGGAATCAGGAAAATATAATAGAAAAAACTACAGATGTGAAAAAAGAAATAGAAGAAAATGTTATAGGGCTAAATTTTGACGACTTTATAAAAACAGTAGTTCTTCCTCAGGGGAAGTTTAGTGAATTTCTAACACTAACAGGTTCAGAGAGAAATAAAATGTTAGAGAGAATACTAGGATTAGAAGAGTATGGAGATAAATTAACTAAAAGGATAAATGAAAAGAGAGACTTAGCAAGAGAAAAATTAAATCTAATGAATGGAGAACTTAGTAGATATGATGGTGTATCTAAGGAGAATATAGAAGTACTTAAGCAAGAGCAAAAACAATTATTATTAGAAGAAGAAGTGTTAGAAAAACAGATAGAAACACTAAATAAAGATTATGAAAAGTATAAAAAGATATGGGAGCTACAACAACAGCTAGCAGTAGATGAAACTAAATATGAAAAACTAGTAGAAAACCAAGAAAATATAAATGAAAAAAATTTACTATTAGAAAAAGGAATAAATGCATCATCAGTAGTTCCATACATATATACACTAGAAGAAGCTAATAGGGCTGCAATAGAGAATAGAGAGTTACTAAAAAAATATAAAGAACAATTGGAAAGACTCACTATTGAAGTAAAAGAAAAAGAGATTGAATATAAAGTGATCTATGAAAAAAAAGAAAAGGATATACCTCTATGTAGAGATAAAAAAAATGAAGTAGAAGAAGCAATAAAATTAGAAGAAGAGAAAGAAAAGTTAGAAAGTGAAAATAGAAATTTAATAGTAGAAAGAAAAGATATAGGTTCAAAGATAGATGAATTATCAATTAAATTAGAAAAAATTATAAAAGATAAAAAAGAAATAGAAGAAAAAATATGTAAAGATGAAAAATATATATCTGAAAAATCAATATCATCAACATACAGAACTAAAGTTACAGAAGGGTACAGACTAGAAGAAAAACATATAGAAAATGAAAAAAATATAAAAGAAAATCAAATACTTAAAGAAAATGTTTTAAATGAAATAGAAAAACTATACAAAGATAAAAAGGTATTAGAAGAAGAGTTAAATGATAAAAATAGTGAATTGAAAAATATAGAGGATATAAGAGAAAGACTTTTAAAATCAAAACCGGATGATGATAAGACTAGATTTAGTTTAAAAGAAAATATTCTAGAAATGAATAATAAAATAAAAGAATATAAAGAAACGGAAATAGAAATAAAGAATATAGAAAATACAAAAATAGAACTCGATAAGAAAATAAATGAGAATAGTGAGACACTAGAAATAAAGAAAAAAGAGCTAAATTCTAAAGAAAAAGCATTAGAAAATATAACAAAGCTTATAGAAGATTTAAAATATAAAAATTTAGCAAGTATTCTTAGTAAAGAGTTAAGAGAAAATGGTGAGTGTCCAGTATGTGGTTCAACATCCCACCCCAGAATAGCAGATAAAGTAAGTAATGATGAGATAGAAGAAAATGAAAAAATAAAATTAGAGCTAGAAAAATCAGTAGCTTCATTAAAAGATGATATAAATAAGTTAGAATTTATGGGATCATCTCTTAGCAAAGATAGTCAAAATAGTGAAAGAGAAATAGAGACATTAAAAGAAAAAATAAGTTCTACAAATTCTCAAGAGTTAGAAAAAGAAAAAAACATGTTAGAAGAAAAGCTTCAAAGATCACAGGATTATTTAGAAAAGTGGAATAGTGAAACTGAAGAAGTAAATAGTAAACTACAAATAATAACGAAAGAAAAACATGATATGGAAAAAAGAAACACAATTCTTACAGCTAATATAGAAAATAGTGTTAAAAAGAAAAATGAATTAGAAGTACATTTAGAAAAGCTACAGACACAATATGAACTTATCTTAAAATCCTATGAAGAAATAAAAGAGGAATTAAAACTAGAAAATATAAAAGAAAAATTAGATGAAATAACCAATACAGATAAAGAGTTAGAAGAAATAACAATAGTGCTGAATACTCGAAAAGAAAAACTAAAGGTATTGGAAAAAGAGAAAAGTCAAATAGAAGAGGCTATAAATAGTTTAAAAGATTCGTTAATCAAGATAGAGCAATCAATAAATTCAAAAGAAGAAATAATAAAAATACACATTGAAAAGATACAAAAGGTATCAGATGGAAAGAATTTAAAAGATTTAAAAGAAAAAATAGAAAAGTATGTGGAGCATATTTTAAAAAAAGAAAGTAAATTAAAATTAGAATTGGAACAACTAAAAAGTAGTTTAAGTAGTAAAGAAAAAGAGATAAGTGGAGCAGAAGAAAAAGACTTATTATTAGAGAAGAATATTAGAGACACGAGTGATAAACTAGAAGTAGCTTTAGAAGAAAATAAGTTTAAAAGTATAGAGGAAGTAAAAGAAAATAGTATAGAAAGGTCCAAATTAGAGGTTTTAAAGTATGAGATAGAAAACTATGAAAAAGAATTAAATCTTTTAAAATCAAATATAGAGAAAATAAATAGACAGCTAGAAGGTAGATCAATAAGTACGGAAGAATGGAATAGCTTAATTAGCGAGAAAGAAGAAAAAATTAACTACAATAACGAACTACAAAAGAAAAAAGGACAAGTTGGAGAAAAGATAAGTGAATTAAGTAAAAATTTAGATAGAGTAAATGAAATTCAAAGTGAGATTAAGAAGCTGCAATCTAAGGACGATATCTTACAAGAGATGTCAAACTTAGTTAGAGGAAAAGATTTTATAAAATATATAAGCAAGAATCATCTAAAAGCAATATCTAGAACAGCAACATCAAAGTTAAAAAAAATAACTAGAGAAAGATATGGACTAGAAATAGATGAAGAAAATAATTTCATAATAGTAGACAACTACAATGGTGGAGTGAAAAGAGAATGTAACTCTTTATCTGGTGGGGAAACTTTCTTAGTGTCACTATCCCTAGCATTAGCCCTTTCAACTGAAATACAATTAAAAGGAAAAGTGTCTCTAGAATTCTTCTTCTTAGATGAAGGTTTTGGAACATTAGATACTACAACTTTAGATGTAGCTATGAGTTCACTTGAAAAGCTTCATACTGAAAAGCTAAGTGTGGGAATAATAAGTCACGTTGAAGAACTAAAAAATAGAGTACCAGTTAAGCTATTGGTGTCACCACCAGTATCAGGGATTTGTGGTAGTAAGGTTAAAATAGAATGGAGCTAG
- a CDS encoding RNA polymerase sigma factor produces MKDDSLENLLANEMKIVFKYLIKIGASLEDAEDVVQDTMYKVITNIDSLNADKIISWLFKVSINSYYNIYNQNKKKDIYIDIDDTSLKQLSDNIFTEEEVLNEEFKDYINKALNSLKPSYKNLLILRYFMCLSYKEISLLLGINESTVKTYLYRARNKFREIWEGLKYD; encoded by the coding sequence ATGAAGGATGACAGCTTAGAAAACTTGCTAGCTAATGAAATGAAGATTGTATTCAAATATTTAATAAAAATAGGTGCTAGTCTAGAAGATGCAGAAGATGTAGTGCAAGATACTATGTATAAAGTTATAACTAATATCGATTCATTAAATGCAGACAAAATTATATCTTGGTTATTTAAAGTTTCGATAAATAGTTACTATAACATATATAATCAAAATAAGAAAAAAGATATCTATATAGATATTGATGATACTTCTCTAAAGCAACTATCAGATAATATTTTTACTGAGGAAGAAGTATTAAATGAAGAGTTTAAAGATTATATCAACAAAGCTTTAAATTCATTAAAGCCATCTTATAAAAATCTGTTAATTCTCAGATACTTTATGTGTTTATCTTACAAAGAAATATCTCTTCTTTTAGGTATAAACGAAAGTACAGTAAAAACTTATCTTTACAGAGCAAGAAATAAGTTTAGAGAAATATGGGAGGGGTTAAAGTATGACTGA
- a CDS encoding anti sigma factor C-terminal domain-containing protein: MTDKKNDIYIDDEKELDEIFDEVKSNKISKAIKNAKRFSTLKIVFISFFTFVVLSFLSISIGEKVIYKKWNNYISNVENTFLIQYPNSFPGTFYTYKGFFSRETEYKTFKLINGKRVYTGSDGIKFDLLGKKYIQADGRLISSTEMTAEDLNFLPRYNYLGQKLMAFYYPYVDYEDRYSNDLNLLDDIESSKYIELALSFDKQYTIDQVNDMIPSDINLTWYWIDAVDDKSKENQKRYVNKQEDGQLVEQFPDLCYEDQAYGIKTINEYGEKLKNPEQRFIEALKQHDKSQIYDIIAGKDNEVTKDDIKVQGIVVTGNSENLKLLKNMSFIKASSLGIVVDKY; this comes from the coding sequence ATGACTGATAAAAAAAATGATATATATATTGATGATGAGAAAGAGCTAGATGAAATCTTTGATGAGGTTAAAAGTAATAAAATAAGTAAAGCAATAAAAAATGCTAAAAGATTTTCAACTTTAAAAATTGTATTTATTAGCTTTTTTACATTTGTAGTTTTATCTTTTCTTTCTATATCTATAGGAGAAAAAGTGATTTATAAAAAATGGAATAACTATATTTCTAATGTTGAAAATACATTTTTAATTCAATACCCTAATTCGTTTCCTGGAACGTTTTATACTTATAAAGGCTTTTTTAGCCGTGAAACTGAGTATAAAACATTTAAACTTATAAATGGAAAAAGAGTCTATACTGGCTCTGATGGTATTAAGTTCGATTTATTAGGTAAGAAATATATTCAAGCAGATGGACGCCTTATCAGTTCTACAGAAATGACAGCTGAAGATTTGAATTTTTTACCTCGGTATAACTACCTTGGTCAAAAACTAATGGCGTTTTATTATCCATATGTGGACTATGAAGATAGATATAGCAACGATCTTAATTTACTAGACGATATCGAGAGTAGCAAGTATATAGAATTAGCCTTATCTTTTGATAAGCAGTATACAATAGATCAAGTTAATGATATGATACCGAGTGATATAAATTTAACTTGGTATTGGATTGATGCTGTAGACGATAAAAGTAAAGAAAATCAAAAGCGTTACGTAAACAAGCAAGAAGATGGTCAGTTAGTAGAACAATTTCCTGATTTATGTTATGAAGATCAAGCATATGGTATTAAAACTATAAATGAATATGGAGAAAAGTTAAAAAATCCAGAACAGCGCTTTATAGAAGCTCTAAAACAGCATGATAAAAGTCAAATATATGATATTATTGCTGGAAAAGATAATGAAGTAACTAAAGATGATATAAAGGTTCAAGGCATTGTAGTTACTGGTAATTCTGAAAATCTTAAATTGTTAAAAAATATGTCTTTTATCAAAGCTTCTTCTCTAGGTATTGTAGTAGATAAATATTAA
- a CDS encoding exonuclease SbcCD subunit D, which produces MRILHTSDWHLGKYLEDYSRLEEQEKFIEDLVNIVEEKNIDLVIVAGDIYDNSNPPAKAEKLFYRAMKKLSSNGQRIVLVIGGNHDNPDRLSSSRPLATEQGIILLGTPKSTVDIGSVGEHEVLDSGEGFIELSINGEKAVILTLPYPSEQRLNEVFHKGKYEEEIQKEYSEKIGEILAELSKKFREDTINICTSHIFVLGGESTDSERPIQIGGGLTVNGGYLPEKAQYIALGHLHKSQRAGGRTNAYYSGSPIQYSKSEANHKKYLYIVDLKPRQEAIIEQIELNIYKPIEIWRCNGVEEAIEKCKENKDRDVWVYLEIKTDDIITQSELKEIKSIKPDILTITPIINFTEFEEEELESFEDKTISELFKSFYVERNKIEPSEEFMVMFDEIIAQE; this is translated from the coding sequence TTGAGAATACTTCATACATCGGATTGGCATTTAGGAAAATATTTAGAAGACTATAGTCGATTAGAAGAGCAGGAAAAATTTATAGAAGACTTAGTTAATATAGTAGAAGAAAAGAATATAGACTTGGTTATAGTTGCGGGGGATATTTACGATAATAGTAATCCTCCTGCAAAAGCAGAAAAACTTTTCTATAGAGCAATGAAGAAACTATCGAGTAATGGACAGAGAATAGTTCTAGTAATAGGGGGAAATCATGATAACCCAGATAGACTATCATCTTCAAGACCATTAGCAACAGAGCAGGGAATAATACTTTTAGGTACACCTAAGAGTACAGTAGATATAGGAAGTGTAGGAGAACATGAAGTATTAGATTCAGGAGAAGGATTTATAGAATTAAGCATAAATGGAGAAAAAGCAGTTATATTAACACTACCGTATCCTAGTGAACAAAGATTAAATGAAGTATTTCATAAAGGTAAATATGAGGAAGAAATACAAAAAGAATATTCAGAAAAAATAGGAGAAATATTAGCTGAACTATCTAAAAAGTTTAGAGAGGACACAATAAATATCTGTACTAGTCATATATTTGTACTAGGAGGCGAATCAACAGACTCTGAAAGACCTATACAAATTGGTGGAGGACTTACTGTAAATGGAGGTTATTTGCCTGAAAAAGCTCAGTATATAGCACTAGGACATCTTCATAAGTCTCAAAGAGCAGGAGGAAGAACAAACGCATATTACTCGGGATCTCCTATACAATACAGTAAAAGTGAAGCAAATCATAAAAAATACTTATATATAGTAGACTTAAAGCCAAGACAAGAAGCAATAATAGAGCAAATAGAGTTAAATATATATAAACCCATAGAAATATGGAGATGTAATGGAGTAGAAGAAGCTATAGAAAAATGTAAAGAAAATAAAGATAGAGATGTATGGGTTTATCTAGAAATAAAGACCGATGATATAATTACTCAATCGGAATTAAAAGAAATAAAAAGTATAAAACCAGATATCTTAACTATAACCCCCATTATAAACTTTACAGAATTTGAAGAAGAAGAATTAGAAAGCTTTGAAGATAAGACTATATCAGAGCTATTTAAGAGCTTCTATGTGGAAAGAAACAAAATTGAGCCTAGTGAAGAGTTTATGGTTATGTTCGATGAGATAATAGCACAGGAATAA